Within Bremerella sp. JC817, the genomic segment TTACTCGAAAACGTCTCTGGATCGAGCGAAAAGATCCAAGAGCTCTCGCAGCAATTGATGGAGAGCAACGGCGGCGAAGGCAACGACTCACCGATGGGTGAAGGAGACGAAGCTGTCGAGGGCTCGCCCGAAGGGGATGAGGGAGCCCAGCCTATGGAATCGGGTGAAGGAAACGAAGGCCCGATGGAAGGCAGCGAAGGCGAAGGAGCCGACGGGGAACCCGCCGCCGAGAATCCAATCGCGTCGCAGCTTGCTCAATCGATGATGCAGTTCGCCCAGTCGCAGCGTAAGGCTACCCAGTTGGCGGCGAACGCGGCCCAGCAGGGTCAGATCGCCAATCAGCCCGTTCGCGAGGCACTTCAAACGGCATCGCGACTACCAACGCCGATGCTGCAGCCAGGACCGGCTCCCGATACGTCCGCCGGTGAAACGATGCCTGGCGAGGCATCTGCGGAAGCTGGCGAAGCGTCTGGCGAACCAGCCGAAGGCAGCCCATCGGAAGGTTCTCCTAGCGAAGGATCGCCGATGGGTGGCAACCAGGGCGAACCCGCCAATGGTTCACCGCAAATGGCTTCGCAGCAGTCGCCTGGCAACCAGCCAGCCGCATCGCAGCCAAGCGCCGACATGGGCAACTCGATGGTTTCTCCCACCCCTCAGGTAACCGCCCAGGCCCTCGCCGGATCGGATGCTTTGGAATCGCTGTGGGACCAAATGCCAGAACTTTTCGCCGATGGTCGCTCCGAATCGAACGAAGTCGCGACGATCGATCCGATGGGGATGGCAGCACCAGCCTCGGCAATGCTGGACGAACCGCAATCTTCGCAGTCGCAAAATCCGACCGATGCCATGGCTCAGAATGCCATGCAGGGGCAACCGACCAACAGCCAACAATCGAACTCGCCACCGACCAGTTCGACCGAAGCGATGGCAGGCAGCGAAAGCCAACCGGAAGAAGCTCCAGGGGCTGGCGGTAGCAGCGACTCGAACCCCGCTTCGCGAGCCTTTGAAAAAGAACCTTGGTTCACGAAGCTTCCGCCAGGCGTGCAGCAATCGATTCGGGCCAGCGTCCGGCGATCGCCACCGCCAGGCTATGAAGAACGGCTTCGCCGCTACTTCGAGAACATCGACTAAACGAACTTCAACACAACGAACATACCGATAGACCTTCGATTTTGAGGCACCTGAGAAATGGCATCTGATCCGATTTCCCCAAGTGACGTCGCCGCCGTGCAGGAATGCGAAAATGCCTATGGCAAACTGCGCGACGAGTTGGCCAAAGTCATCGTCGGCCAGTCCGAAGTGATCGAGCAAACCCTGGTCGCGATGTTCGCTCGCGGACATGCACTATTGGAAGGTGTGCCAGGTTTGGCGAAGACGCTGCTGGTCAGTTCGTTGGCAGAATCGCTGCACTTGAGCTTCAAGCGAATTCAGTTCACGCCGGACTTGATGCCAAGTGATATCACCGGCACTGAGATCATTCAGGAAGATCTCGAAACGAAGAAGCGTCGTTACGAATTCCTGGAAGGTCCGATCTTCGCGAACCTGATCCTGGCAGACGAAATCAATCGTACGCCTCCTAAGACTCAGGCCGCCATGCTCGAAGCCATGCAGGAACGCCAGGTGAGTGCCGGCGGGACGGTGCGGAAGCTGCCTAGTCCCTTCTTTGTGCTCGCAACGCAAAACCCGCTAGAGCAAGAGGGTACCTACCCAATGCCGGAAGCACAGCTTGACCGCTTCCTGCTGCATATCCGCGTCGACTATCCGACCGGTGCCGAAGAATGGGAGATCGCTCGCCGCGTGACCTCTGGCGCGGAAGAGAAGATCGCGGCCTGCATGACCGGCGAACAGATCGTGCAGTTCCAAGACCTGGTGAAACGTGTTCCGGTTAGCGATCAAGTGCTGGGCTACGCCTGGGCTTTGATTCGTGCGACCCGTCCTGGCACCGCCGAAGCACCTTCGTTCGTCAATCAATGGGTGGCCTGGGGTGCTGGTCCGCGTGGCCTGCTGACGCTGGTTACTTGTGCCAAAGCACGTGCCATTCTGTATGGTCGTTACCATGCGAGCATCGGTGACGTGCAAGCGATGGTGAAGCCCGCTCTGCGTCATCGTCTGGCGGCGAACTATTCGGCTCAAGCCAACGGCTATACCAGCGACAAGTTGATCGACATGTTGCTGGAAGAAATCTCGTCGGAAAAGACCTACGCTTGTCCGGCTGCCTAAGCCTTGGCGATTGAACAGAAGGTGTGCAAGTGAATAGCGGCGTCCTTTCGCGATATCTCGATTACGAATTCCTGCGACAGATCTCGGGGAGACCACTCGAACCTCGAGGCCTGGTGAGTGGCAATTTGGCTGGCTCGCACAAGTCGCCGGCGTCGGGCTTTGCGGTCGAATTCTCCGGCCATCGCGAATATGTCCCTGGCGACGATCCCAAGCACATCGACTGGCGTGTCTTCTTCACGCGCGACAAGTACTTCATCAAGCAGTATGAAATGGAGACGAACTTCGTCTGCCATTTAATGCTCGATGTCAGCAAGTCGATGCGCTACGGCGA encodes:
- a CDS encoding MoxR family ATPase, with product MASDPISPSDVAAVQECENAYGKLRDELAKVIVGQSEVIEQTLVAMFARGHALLEGVPGLAKTLLVSSLAESLHLSFKRIQFTPDLMPSDITGTEIIQEDLETKKRRYEFLEGPIFANLILADEINRTPPKTQAAMLEAMQERQVSAGGTVRKLPSPFFVLATQNPLEQEGTYPMPEAQLDRFLLHIRVDYPTGAEEWEIARRVTSGAEEKIAACMTGEQIVQFQDLVKRVPVSDQVLGYAWALIRATRPGTAEAPSFVNQWVAWGAGPRGLLTLVTCAKARAILYGRYHASIGDVQAMVKPALRHRLAANYSAQANGYTSDKLIDMLLEEISSEKTYACPAA